AGTACTCGTTGGTCTCCCCGTCCGGCTTCCGTCGGACGGTCGGCGCGACGACCTGCCCCGCCTCGAGCCCCGTGCCATTGGGCTCTTCGACGACGCCGACCGCCTCGTGTCCGAGAACCATGTGGTCTGCCCCGTCGGGGAACCCGCCGTGGGACCCGTTCAGGACCTCGTGGTCTGTGCCGTCAACACCGACGCGGAGCGTCCGGACGAGTGCCTCGCCCGGGTCGGGCGACGGTCGCTCCCGCTCCAGGAGCTGTGGCCCGTCGTCGCCCCGCGTCACACCAATCACTTTCATGCGCAGGCAGAGAGTGAGAACACTGGGGATTAAGTCTTTCTTCAGGGCTCCGTCTCGCCGACGCGAACGGCCGCGCCGGTCTCGCTGGAGCGGTAAATCGCGTCCATGACACGCTGGACCCGGAGCGCCTGCGCGACGGTGTTCTCCGACGGTGGCGTCCCGTCCCTGACAGCGGAGACGAACCGCGCCTGCTCCCGGCGTTGCGGGTCCGACCGCCGCGTCTCGACGTCGGTCGTCCGGTGGTGCATCGCCCCGGTGTCGGCCGTCTCGAACAGCGTCAGCGACTGGTCCGCGAGGTCGAGCCGTGCCCCGGCCTCGGTCCCACGGACGTAGTACTCCTGGCTGTCCGGCCGGTTCGTCGCCCACGCGACCTCCAGTGAGACCGTCGTGCCGTCCTCACAGCGGACGAAGGCGCTCGTCGAATCGTCGACGTCGAAATCGTCTGCCCCCCGGTCCTCGCCCCACATCTCGACGTAGGCGTAGTCCTCGTCGACGCCGAACTGGGACCGCGTCTCGCCCGTCACTTCGACGACCTCGGGGTGGTCGGCGACGTGCAGCGCCAGGTCGATGGCGTGGGCCCCGATGTCGATGAGCGAGCCGCCGCCGGCCACGTCCCTGCGCGTGAACCACGACCCCCGGCCGGGGACGCCCCGCCGCCTGACGTAGTTGGCCTCGACGTGTGACACCTCGCCAATCTCGCCCGCGTCGCGGTAGCCCACCAGCGTCCGGACCGGGTCGGCAAAGCGGTTGTGGAAGCCGACCATACAGAAGCCGTCTGCCGCTTCAGCGGCCGCAGCGATGCGCTCTGCGCTTTCGAGGGTGTGGGCCAGCGGCTTCTCGACGAGCACGTCCAGGCCGGCTTCCAGCGCCGCCACGACGTACTGCTCGTGGTACCGGTTCGGCGTCGTCACCAGGACAGCGTCGACGGCCCCGAACATCGCCGCGGCGTCCTCGTACACTGCCGCGTCGTACGTGTCGGCGAACCGCTCGCGCGCGTCGGGGTCGACGTCGACGCCCGCCGTTATCGACACCGGCTGGTCGAGCTGCCGGAGGTTGGTACAGTGGATGGTCGCGATGTTCCCCAGTCCGATGACGCCGATTCGAACCGTCTCAGTCATGTGTCTGTAGGGTTACACTCCGAGCCCGGTTAATACAACTGCCGCTCGCGCTCTTCCCGCTCCTCCTCCTGTTCCTGTTTCGCCTTCTCGCGGCGTCGGCCGCGCCGGTACTGGATGATGCCCGGGAGTATCTTGTTTTTCAGGTCGAGGACGAACGACACGATGCCGTACGACCAGAAGAAAAACAGGACGAGCATCCCGGTCCAGTACAGCGTGGCGAGGTGGCTGCTCATTTCAGTCGTCGGACTCCACTTCGCCGCCGCTTCCGGAGGCGGTCTCCTCTGTCTCGTATGGCATGAGGTCGTGGACGATGGCCTCGCCCGTGGCGGAGTCGAACAGGTGGACGTTCCGCCGGTCGATGACGACCCCGACCTGCTCGTCCTCCGCGAGGTCGGAGTCCGGGTCGATGCTCATCAGCAACTGGTCGTTCGTCGCCATCTCCTGGTCCATGGACGTCTCGCCGTCGCCCAGCAGCAAGTACGCGAATATCTCGTCGCCCATCGGTTCGAGGATGTCCGCCCTGGCCTGTATCATCCCCGACGGGTCGGGGACTTCCTCCCGGAGGTCGCCCGGGTAGATGTCCTCCGGACGGATGCCGAGGGTCACGTCGTCGCCGACGCTGACGCCCTCGACCGAGGCGGGGTTGAACGCGAGCGAGAAGTTCGGCGTCTCCAGGGCGTCCTCGGTGACCGTCCCCTCGATGAAGTTCATCGACGGCGAGCCGATGAAGCCGGCCACGAAGAGGTTGTCCGGCTCGTTGTAGCAGGTCAGGGGCGGGTCTATCTGCTGGAGCTGGCCCGAATCCAGGACGGCGATGCGGTCCGACAGGGTCATCGCCTCCTCCTGGTCGTGGGTCACGTAGATGATGGTCGTGTCCAGTTCCTTGTGCAGGCGCTGGAGTTCCGTCCGCATGTGGACCTTGAGCTTCGCGTCCAGGTTCGCCAGCGGCTCGTCCATCAGGAACACGTCCGGCTCGCGCACGATGGCGCGGGCGATGGCGACGCGCTGGCGCTGACCGCCCGACATCTCTTCGGGCATCCGGCCGAGCATCCCCTCTAGCTGGACGATGTCGGCGGCCCGCTCAACCCGGCGGTCGATTTCGTCCTGCGGGTAGTCCCGCAGGCGCAGCCCGAAGGAGATGTTGTCGTACACGTCCATGTGGGGAAACAGCGCGATGTTCTGGAACACCATCGCGATGCCGCGGTCCTTCGGCGGGAGGTTCGTCACCTCGCGGTCGCCGATGTAGATTTCGCCTTCGGTCGGAATCGTCAGCCCGGCGATGGTCTCCATCGTCGTCGACTTCCCACAGCCCGACGGCCCCACGAAGCAGATGAACTCCCCGTGGTCGATGTCGAGGTTCATGTCGTCGACCGCGGTGACCACGTCACCCTGGTCGTCGTAGCGTTTCGTCACGTGTTCGAGTCGTACTCGTGCCATTGTGTTACTCCTTGAGTGCGCCTGAGGTCAGTCCGCTGACGATGCGTTCCTGTGCGACGACCACGAGGATGACGACGGGGAGGACCCCGACGATGCTCGCGGCCGCCATGAGGTTGTACTGGGTCGTGTACTGGGTCTGATAGCTGAGGATGCCGCCGACGATGGGCGACCAGTTCGTCGCCTCCGGCGAGGTCGCCATAATCGAGCTGAAGAAGTACTCGTTGTAGACGGCGATGAACGTCAGCACGGCCGCGGTCGCCACGCCCGGCGCGGACAGCGGCATGATGACCCTGAACAGCGCGCCCAGTCGCGTCGTCCCTTCGACCCGCGCGGCGTCCTCCAGGCCGTCCGGAATCTGGCCGTAGAACGTCGTCAGGATGAAGATGGACAGCGGCATGAACAGGGCGCTGAACGGCAGCACCATCGACCCCGGCGTGTTCAGCATCCGGGGCGGTGTAAACAGCGGGATGTCGGTGAACGGCACCGTAATCGGGGCGTTACCGGCGAACGCCTGGAACAGCGGGATGACGAACGCGGCCGGCGGGAAGTAGCTGATAGCGAGGATGCCGAGCATCAGCAGCGCGCGGCCGGGGAACCGCAGGCGACCGAACACGTAGCCAGCCAGGCTCGCCACGAACAGCACGATGACGGTCGTCGTGACCGCCAGCGCGAAGCTGTTCAGCATGTACAGGTGGAACGGCACCTGCTCGAAGACGGTGACGAAGGCACCTGGATTGAACCCCTTGGGCACCGGCAGCGGGAACGTCCCGCTGACGCCGAAGAGGTTCACCGTCGGGAGGAAGCTCCCGGCGAGTAAGTTCCCCTCAGGGGTCACTGCCAGGACGACGAGCCAGTAGAAGGGGAACAGCGTCGTCACCAGGAAAAACACCATCGCCGCGTAGAACAGCGCCCGGTACACCTTGTCCGGGTTCTGGATTGCGCTCTGTGTCCACCGCTGTAGCGGTCCGTCGCTCTCCTGTGAGTCGGTTGTCGTAGCCATGTCAGATAGCGTCCTCCCCTTGCCAGACGATGAGCCCCATCACGACGATGCCGATTATCGCGGCCGTCACGAACGCGATGGCCGCCGAGGTCCCCTCGCGGGTCGTGAACGTGGCGACGACCATACACGAAAGGGACGGCACGACGGTACAACTCGACACCGTGTCGATGATGCCGTACACCCGCATCGCCTGCACCGACCGGAACAGCACGGCGACGCCGATGGTCGGCAGGATGAGCGGGAACGTGATGAGCTTGAACTGCTGCCACTTCGTCGCGCCGGCGACCTTCGCCACGTCGTACAGGCCCCGGTCGATGCTCTGGAGCCCCGCCAGGATGAGCAGCGCCATGAACGCCGAGGTCTTCCAGATGTCGGCGACGATGACGATGAACGTCGCACTCGGCGTGTCGTTGAGGGTGTTCGTCGGTGCCAACAGCCCGAGGTCGGCGAGCGGCGGCGTCAGGAACCCGATGTTCGAGTTGAACATCAGGAAGAAGACCATCCCCTGAATGACGATTGGGACGGCCCACGGGATGATGATTGCCGCGCGAATCCACCGGCGACCGTAGAAGTCCTGGTCGAGGATGAGCGCCTGCCCCAGGCCGATGAGCGTCTCGAAGAACACGCTCACGACCGCGAACACTATCGTGATGACCAGGGCGCTGTTCAGCAGTCCGCTGAGCCCGAAGCCCTCGGGGAGGAACGTCGTCCCGCCCGGCAGGTACCGGTTCTTCTCCCCGGTGAACAGCTCGACGTAGTTCCCGATACCGACGAAATTGGTGCTCGAGAAGTCCGGCGAGAGCGCGAACAGCGACAGCTCGAAAGTCCGCAACAGCGGATACAGCGCGACGACCCCCAGGAGCACGAACACGGGCACTAACAGCAGGTACGCGTACTGCGTGTCGCTGAGGTTCTCCATCCACCGCATCACGCCCACGAGGACCCCGGAGCGCCTTGACTCACGGCCGGTTTCTGTGCTCATTCGGTTACCTCCGTCCGTCGTTTGAATGTGTCATGATAAATAATCACAGGGGGCTTTTTGTAAAGCTATCCCGTCGTCAGGTCTGCTCGGTCTCTTCGAGTGCGGATTCGAGCGTCGCCATCGCGTCGGCCGAGGACGCCTCCTGCCCGACCGCGCGGTTGGCCTGCTGTGCGATGTTGCTGGACTGGTCGCTCCAGACGGCCGTCACCGGCCGAGGCATCGTGTTGTTCCCGGCGACCTGCAGCGTGTCCATGTACCGGCCCACGACGGGCACGTTCCGGGCCTCGTCGGAGTCGAACAGTTCGGGTCGCGGCGGCAGCCACCCCTGCACGGACAGCAGCGTGAGCTGGAAGTCCGGCTGCATCGCGGCGCGAATGACCTGCGTCACGGCGTCTAGCTGCTCGCTGTTGGGGTTGACCGTCATGTGCCAGCCACCGAGGGCGGCGGTCGTGCCGCCGGTCCCGGGCTGTGCGGCCTCGCTCTCGGGGACGGCGTAGGGAATCGGCATCGCGCCGAGGTCCTCACCGAGGACCGGGTCGTCGGTCTCCTCCGGGTTCCGGCCCGTGAGCGCCAGCGAGTACGGCCAGTTCCGGTGGAAGACGGCGCTGCCGTTGGCGAACGGTGCGCGCGCGTCCTCCTCTATCCAGCCGAGTATCTGGGTCGGCGTGAAGCCGCCGCCGTAGCCCTCGAACTGCCCGCCGAAGTCCTCGTCGTGGACGAACTTCCGCATCATGTTCAGGGCGTTGATGACCTCTTCGTTGTTGACCGTAATCGGGCGGTCGCCGATGGGTCCGAAGAGGTTGTCGCGGCCGCCGAAGTACGCGCCGCCCCACGAGGACATGACCTCGTTGAACGTACAGCAGGAGGTCCCCTCGTAGATGTCCCACTGGGTCGTGAACCCGAAGTCGACGTCGGCGTTGTCGTAGGTGTCGGCGGCGATGTTCGACCACTCCTCCCAGGTCATCGGTTCGGTCGCCCAGTTGTTGCTCTCGGGGCTGTAGCCGGCCTCTTCGACGAGGTCCTTGCGGTACTGCATCGTCGGGAAGTCCGGGAACACCGGGACGCCGTAGAGGTTCCCGTTACTCGGGTTCCGCGCCGTGTCGGTGAACGCCGAGAAGTAGTTGTCCGACACGTCCGAGAGGAGGTCCTCGGGCAGGGTCTCCGTGAGGTTCTGCAGCTGGCCCCGCTGGATGAAGATGTTCGTCCAGCCGTTGTCCATCAGGAACATGTCCGGGTTCGTCTCGCCGGCCGAGAGCAGCCGGTTGTAGTTGGACCGGGCCGCGCCGGTGTCCTGGTCACGCGGGACGAACTGTATCTCGATTGAGTCCGGGAGGCCGTTGTCATGCAGGGCCTGCCTGATAGCGTCGCCGTTGTTCTGGACCGCCACCGGGTCGAAGCCCCACTGCACGGTCGTCGTCTCCTCGCCGCTGCCGCCGCCGGTGGACCCGCCGTCGCCACCGTCACCGCCGCCGCCGTCGCCACCGTCGCCGCCACCGCCGACGAAGTCAGCACAGCCCGCCAGTCCGCCGACGACACC
Above is a window of Haloarcula sp. DT43 DNA encoding:
- a CDS encoding ABC transporter ATP-binding protein; the encoded protein is MARVRLEHVTKRYDDQGDVVTAVDDMNLDIDHGEFICFVGPSGCGKSTTMETIAGLTIPTEGEIYIGDREVTNLPPKDRGIAMVFQNIALFPHMDVYDNISFGLRLRDYPQDEIDRRVERAADIVQLEGMLGRMPEEMSGGQRQRVAIARAIVREPDVFLMDEPLANLDAKLKVHMRTELQRLHKELDTTIIYVTHDQEEAMTLSDRIAVLDSGQLQQIDPPLTCYNEPDNLFVAGFIGSPSMNFIEGTVTEDALETPNFSLAFNPASVEGVSVGDDVTLGIRPEDIYPGDLREEVPDPSGMIQARADILEPMGDEIFAYLLLGDGETSMDQEMATNDQLLMSIDPDSDLAEDEQVGVVIDRRNVHLFDSATGEAIVHDLMPYETEETASGSGGEVESDD
- a CDS encoding extracellular solute-binding protein produces the protein MSDNGTSGERSSTGVSRRRFVRAAGAAGVVGGLAGCADFVGGGGDGGDGGGGDGGDGGSTGGGSGEETTTVQWGFDPVAVQNNGDAIRQALHDNGLPDSIEIQFVPRDQDTGAARSNYNRLLSAGETNPDMFLMDNGWTNIFIQRGQLQNLTETLPEDLLSDVSDNYFSAFTDTARNPSNGNLYGVPVFPDFPTMQYRKDLVEEAGYSPESNNWATEPMTWEEWSNIAADTYDNADVDFGFTTQWDIYEGTSCCTFNEVMSSWGGAYFGGRDNLFGPIGDRPITVNNEEVINALNMMRKFVHDEDFGGQFEGYGGGFTPTQILGWIEEDARAPFANGSAVFHRNWPYSLALTGRNPEETDDPVLGEDLGAMPIPYAVPESEAAQPGTGGTTAALGGWHMTVNPNSEQLDAVTQVIRAAMQPDFQLTLLSVQGWLPPRPELFDSDEARNVPVVGRYMDTLQVAGNNTMPRPVTAVWSDQSSNIAQQANRAVGQEASSADAMATLESALEETEQT
- a CDS encoding carbohydrate ABC transporter permease, with the translated sequence MATTTDSQESDGPLQRWTQSAIQNPDKVYRALFYAAMVFFLVTTLFPFYWLVVLAVTPEGNLLAGSFLPTVNLFGVSGTFPLPVPKGFNPGAFVTVFEQVPFHLYMLNSFALAVTTTVIVLFVASLAGYVFGRLRFPGRALLMLGILAISYFPPAAFVIPLFQAFAGNAPITVPFTDIPLFTPPRMLNTPGSMVLPFSALFMPLSIFILTTFYGQIPDGLEDAARVEGTTRLGALFRVIMPLSAPGVATAAVLTFIAVYNEYFFSSIMATSPEATNWSPIVGGILSYQTQYTTQYNLMAAASIVGVLPVVILVVVAQERIVSGLTSGALKE
- a CDS encoding Gfo/Idh/MocA family protein — protein: MTETVRIGVIGLGNIATIHCTNLRQLDQPVSITAGVDVDPDARERFADTYDAAVYEDAAAMFGAVDAVLVTTPNRYHEQYVVAALEAGLDVLVEKPLAHTLESAERIAAAAEAADGFCMVGFHNRFADPVRTLVGYRDAGEIGEVSHVEANYVRRRGVPGRGSWFTRRDVAGGGSLIDIGAHAIDLALHVADHPEVVEVTGETRSQFGVDEDYAYVEMWGEDRGADDFDVDDSTSAFVRCEDGTTVSLEVAWATNRPDSQEYYVRGTEAGARLDLADQSLTLFETADTGAMHHRTTDVETRRSDPQRREQARFVSAVRDGTPPSENTVAQALRVQRVMDAIYRSSETGAAVRVGETEP
- a CDS encoding carbohydrate ABC transporter permease, which produces MSTETGRESRRSGVLVGVMRWMENLSDTQYAYLLLVPVFVLLGVVALYPLLRTFELSLFALSPDFSSTNFVGIGNYVELFTGEKNRYLPGGTTFLPEGFGLSGLLNSALVITIVFAVVSVFFETLIGLGQALILDQDFYGRRWIRAAIIIPWAVPIVIQGMVFFLMFNSNIGFLTPPLADLGLLAPTNTLNDTPSATFIVIVADIWKTSAFMALLILAGLQSIDRGLYDVAKVAGATKWQQFKLITFPLILPTIGVAVLFRSVQAMRVYGIIDTVSSCTVVPSLSCMVVATFTTREGTSAAIAFVTAAIIGIVVMGLIVWQGEDAI